One genomic region from Scomber scombrus chromosome 19, fScoSco1.1, whole genome shotgun sequence encodes:
- the rab3gap2 gene encoding rab3 GTPase-activating protein non-catalytic subunit isoform X2 has translation MSCSLLEFCRLQELKTVRDYLFQNQKSEPVEEKNHAAAAENELSWETSDWEAAWDAGDGKEEEATPAAAVEEEETTGQSGPWLHDCIVSLSPCSDLLVVAREQKAVFLSAKWRTDDSGREEMTLAVSWTGSLSTDEGECVSSSICIPLASQKRSSTGRPDWTCVVVGFTSGYVRFYTENGVLLLAQLLHEDPVLRLKCRTYEIPRHPAVTEQHEELSILYPAALVTIDGFSLFQSLRACRNQVARAAAAGSDVIQPPPLAYKKWGLQDMDTIVDHSSVGVMTLCVFDQMKNASILGGFNASVKGSPPAMSQYVAVGGGPYTGFYYAVEGSSQPLLSHVAMAVASKLTSALFNAASGWLGWNKNKNEEETVQKQKPKVEPATPLVVRFGLPDSRRHGESICLSPCNTLAGVTDDFGRVTLMDLARGIAIRMWKGYRDAQLGWLQVPEERGDRQHSPSASHPRRHALFLVIYAPRRGILEVWAMQQGPRVGAFNVGKHCRLLYAGYRLMGVNSVTSQGWQLHTQQVCLLDPITGALRTVNIPFHLALSDKKSERAKDMHLLKRLTTILRSREVEPDILESEAKSALLEIKHPAIKKQALESLLANKNAPVSCLTNITSALNDTLKQQDPEGLDSVLVELCSSQLKLLQLYNDIQQLHSATDTQTCSEALESLEGIEEELSRVGPTLQRYAQLTSRPSVSFAQDSPNLPLSAQAFLSQMEYTEEGQLNVIRGSETEWNKLGSFLFWGCLYGKSPVHEVCDTLQQAGISPQQLLSLLLSVWLQREKEVLQKPEEYAKNLHTLLITFSNMKGAVEESWDTQSISPWWQQVRCTCVQSHNAAASLLAAFVAHRAAKASITSRADSKLQEWETVSLELEQWVVCVRQLEDVLVLQTLLLVPPPQGSVGGAAPQCSIKMLLEGGTGGITDSVSKWVFRHNLAPERLKEILQEREDKEAEDKLEQAEGEEGKDEKERSQEDTDRTAELLVAVCQRFPHSLSPDLLLAHCCWEYVVQWNKDAEEGRYLGWAVEHLKLVSSPHIQLGICTMMWSTFIVKRFSAAAFLMEKVGKAPKDRLFRRDVGMGDKAVTSFLGCCVQLLQILMEADSAVEEISPPELSVEEAWCGAEGPASIAELAMEQKGVHFPLVQHHCLLASLMHAAMTFILKVKPLSLFDSKGKNAFFRDLTSIQLMPSGDSDPGLVSLRQEFLLRVLTGWVQAIDDASSSASGTGSSPLPSNGPKADWWPSLCLELGSLLQVNPDILRRHLVCELYNQGLDLRAEEVMLEVEDKDVLGSQLLVLTGQRLSYLLLHSQSQTQPAMELLARLPPTLCTWLKAMDPSELRCLLVPLSQTSRLVGRLIEMLPENHAQYSLALHLLEAVEALTTED, from the exons ATGTCCTGCAGCTTATTGGAGTTTTGTCGGCTCCAAGAGCTCAAAACGGTCAGGGACTACTTGTTCCAGAACCAGAAAAGCGAGCCAGTGGAGGAGAAGAATCACGCAG CCGCAGCAGAAAATGAGCTGTCTTGGGAAACTTCTGACTGGGAGGCAGCGTGGGATGCTGGCGACGGCAAAGAGGAGGAAGCCACTCCTGCAGCAGCG gtggaggaggaggagaccaCAGGCCAGAGCGGACCCTGGCTGCATGATTGCATCGTGTCCCTGTCGCCCTGCTCTGACCTATTAGTGGTGGCCCGTGAACAGAAAGCTGTCTTCCTTTCAG CGAAGTGGCGCACGGATGACAGCGGCAGAGAGGAGATGACCCTGGCTGTGTCTTGGACTGGAAGCCTCAGCACTGACGAAGG ggaGTGTGTGAGCAGCTCCATCTGTATACCGCTGGCAAGCCAGAAAAG gagctCCACAGGACGGCCTGACTGGACATGCGTCGTAGTGGGTTTTACTTCTGGATACGTCCGCTTCTATACAGAG AATGGGGTTCTACTCCTGGCTCAGCTTCTGCACGAGGACCCCGTGTTGAGACTCAAGTGTCGCACCTATGAGATCCCTCGCCATCCTGCAGTAACCGAGCAG CATGAGGAGCTGAGCATCCTCTATCCTGCTGCGCTAGTCACCATCGACGGCTTCAGCCTCTTTCAGTCTCTGCGTGCATGCAGGAACCAGGTGGCAAGAG ctgcagcagcaggaagtgatGTGATCCAGCCTCCTCCTCTGGCCTATAAGAAGTGGGGTCTGCAGGACATGGACACCATCGTGGACCACAGTAGTGTGG GTGTCATgacgctgtgtgtgtttgatcagATGAAGAACGCATCTATCCTGGGGGGGTTTAACGCTTCAGTTAAGGGCAGCCCCCCCGCCATGAGCCAGTACGTGGCTGTGGGAGGTGGGCCGTACACTGGCTTTTACTATGCTGTAGAG gGAAGCTCCCAGCCTCTTCTCTCTCATGTGGCTATGGCTGTAGCCAGTAAACTCACCTCAGCCCTCTTCAACGCTGCCAG TGGATGGTTaggttggaacaaaaacaaaaacgaaGAGGAGACCGTCCAGAAACAGAAACCCAAAGTGGAGCCTGCGACGCCCTTAGTAGTCAG aTTCGGTCTCCCTGACTCCCGTCGCCACGGCGAGTCCATCTGCCTGTCACCCTGCAACACGCTGGCCGGAGTGACTGATGACTTTGGTCGAGTCACGCTGATGGACTTGGCCCGGGGCATCGCAATCCGCATGTGGAAAG GCTACAGAGATGCTCAGCTGGGTTGGCTCCAGGTTCCAGAGGAGCGGGGCGACAGGCAGCACTCCCCCTCCGCTTCCCACCCCAGACGCCACGCTCTGTTCCTGGTGATCTACGCCCCTCGCAGGGGGATCCTGGAGGTATGGGCGATGCAGCAGGGGCCTCGAGTCGGAGCCTTTAACGTGGGGAAacactgcag GTTGTTGTATGCCGGCTACCGTCTGATGGGGGTGAACAGCGTGACCAGTCAAGGTTGGCAGCTTCACACTCAGCAGGTGTGTCTGCTGGATCCCATCACAGGAGCGCTGAGGACGGTGAACATCCCCTTCCATCTGGCTCTCAG TGACAAGAAGAGCGAGCGAGCCAAAGACATGCACCTGTTAAAGAGACTGACTACTATACTGAGGAGCAGAGAGGTGGAGCCCG atattttggAGAGTGAAGCCAAAAGCGCACTGCTGGAAATCAAACACCCTGCCATTAAGAAGCAG GCTCTTGAGTCTCTGCTGGCAAACAAGAACGCTCCTGTCTCCTGTCTCACTAACATCACATCAGCCTTAAATGACACTCTGAAACAACAAG ATCCTGAAGGACTGGACTCAGTGTTAGTGGAGCTCTGCTCTTCACAGCTGAAACTGCTCCAACTCTACAATGACATCCAGCAGCTGCACTCTgctacagacacacagacctgctctgaagct ctggaaTCCCTCGAGGGCATAGAGGAAGAACTGTCCCGCGTGGGCCCCACTTTACAACGCTACGCCCAGCTCACCTCTAGACCCAGCGTCTCCTTCGCCCAGGACTCACCCAATTTGCCCCTGTCCGCCCAAGCCTTCCTCTCCCAGATGGAGTACACTGAGGAAGGGCAGCTGAACGTGATCCGCGGCTCTGAAACTGAGTGGAACAAGCTCG GGAGCTTCTTATTTTGGGGCTGCCTGTATGGAAAAAGCCCCGTGCATGAAGTCTGTGATACACTACAGCAGGCTGGCATCAGTCCACAGCAGCTACTG TCTCTGTTGTTAAGTGTGTGGCtgcaaagagagaaggaggtactACAGAAACCAGAGGAATACGCTAAAAACCTTCACACACTACTCATCACCTTCAGCAACATGAAAG GTGCGGTTGAGGAGTCATGGGACACTCAGTCTATCTCCCCCTGGTGGCAGCAGGTCCGTTGCACGTGCGTCCAGTCGCACAATGCTGCCGCCTCTCTGCTGGCCGCCTTCGTTGCTCATCGTGCGGCTAAGGCGAGCATCACCAGCCGGGCCGACAGCAAG ctgcAGGAGTGGGAGACGGTGTCCCTGGAACTGGAGCAGTGGGTGGTGTGCGTTCGGCAGCTGGAGGACGTGCTGGTGCTGCAGACTCTGCTGTTGGTGCCTCCGCCGCAGGGATCAGTAGGGGGCGCTGCACCACAGTGCTCCATCAAAATGCTGCTGGAGGGAGGCACAG GTGGCATTACCGACAGTGTTTCCAAGTGGGTGTTCAGGCATAACTTGGCTCCCGAGCGGCTGAAGGAAATCCTGCAGGAGAGAGAAGAtaaagaggcagaagataaacTGGAGCAGgcggaaggagaagaaggaaaggatgagaaagagagaagccaAGAGGACACAGACAGAACAGCAG AGCTGTTGGTGGCAGTGTGCCAGAGGTTCCCACACTCCCTCTCACCTGATTTACTCTTAGCCCACTGCTGCTGGGAGTATGTGGTGCAGTGGAATAAAGACGCAGAG GAGGGTCGATACTTGGGCTGGGCTGTGGAACACTTAAAACTGGTCTCCAGTCCACATATCCAACTAG GTATTTGTACGATGATGTGGAGTACGTTCATTGTCAAGCGTTTCTCAGCAGCAGCCTTCCTCATGGAGAAG GTGGGGAAAGCACCCAAAGATCGCTTATTTCGACGA GATGTAGGGATGGGAGACAAAGCCGTGACGTCGTTCCTGGGTTGCTGCgtccagctgctgcagatcCTGATGGAG GCTGACTCAGCGGTGGAGGAGATTTCCCCTCCTGAGCTGTCAGTAGAGGAGGCGTGGTGCGGAGCGGAGGGCCCCGCCTCTATAGCTGAACTGGCCATGGAACAGAAAGGTGTCCACTTCCCTCTGGTGCAGCACCACTGCCTGTTAGCCTCCCTGATGCACGCTGCTATGACCTTTATTCTGAAGGTCAAACCACTCAGCCTGTTTGACAGCAAG gGTAAGAACGCTTTCTTCAGAGATCTGACGAGCATCCAGCTGATGCCCTCTGGAGACTCAGACCCAGGCCTGGTCTCACTACGACAAGAG tTCCTCCTGCGGGTGCTGACCGGCTGGGTGCAGGCTATAGATGATGCTTCCAGCTCAGCCTCTGGCACCGGGTCTTCTCCGTTACCTTCTAACGGCCCCAAAGCTGACTGGTGGCCCTCGCTGTGTCTGGAGCTGGGCTCTCTGCTGCAGGTCAACCCCGACATCCTGCGACGGCACCTCGTGTGCGAGCTCTACAACCAGGGCCTTGacctgagagcagaggag GTGATGCTAGAGGTGGAAGACAAGGACGTGCTGGGCTCTCAGCTGCTGGTGCTGACCGGCCAGAGGCTGAGCTACCTGCTGCTTCACAGTCAGAGCCAGACGCAGCCTGCCATGGAGCTGCTGGCCCGCCTGCCCCCCACCCTCTGCACCTGGCTCAAGGCTATG GACCCCAGCGAGCTGCGGTGCCTCCTGGTCCCCCTCTCCCAGACCAGCAGGCTGGTCGGCCGCTTGATCGAAATGCTGCCGGAGAACCACGCCCAGTACAGCCTGGCTCTGCACCTGCTGGAGGCGGTGGAGGCCCTCACGACGGAGGACTGA
- the rab3gap2 gene encoding rab3 GTPase-activating protein non-catalytic subunit isoform X1: MSCSLLEFCRLQELKTVRDYLFQNQKSEPVEEKNHAAAAENELSWETSDWEAAWDAGDGKEEEATPAAAVQVEEEETTGQSGPWLHDCIVSLSPCSDLLVVAREQKAVFLSAKWRTDDSGREEMTLAVSWTGSLSTDEGECVSSSICIPLASQKRSSTGRPDWTCVVVGFTSGYVRFYTENGVLLLAQLLHEDPVLRLKCRTYEIPRHPAVTEQHEELSILYPAALVTIDGFSLFQSLRACRNQVARAAAAGSDVIQPPPLAYKKWGLQDMDTIVDHSSVGVMTLCVFDQMKNASILGGFNASVKGSPPAMSQYVAVGGGPYTGFYYAVEGSSQPLLSHVAMAVASKLTSALFNAASGWLGWNKNKNEEETVQKQKPKVEPATPLVVRFGLPDSRRHGESICLSPCNTLAGVTDDFGRVTLMDLARGIAIRMWKGYRDAQLGWLQVPEERGDRQHSPSASHPRRHALFLVIYAPRRGILEVWAMQQGPRVGAFNVGKHCRLLYAGYRLMGVNSVTSQGWQLHTQQVCLLDPITGALRTVNIPFHLALSDKKSERAKDMHLLKRLTTILRSREVEPDILESEAKSALLEIKHPAIKKQALESLLANKNAPVSCLTNITSALNDTLKQQDPEGLDSVLVELCSSQLKLLQLYNDIQQLHSATDTQTCSEALESLEGIEEELSRVGPTLQRYAQLTSRPSVSFAQDSPNLPLSAQAFLSQMEYTEEGQLNVIRGSETEWNKLGSFLFWGCLYGKSPVHEVCDTLQQAGISPQQLLSLLLSVWLQREKEVLQKPEEYAKNLHTLLITFSNMKGAVEESWDTQSISPWWQQVRCTCVQSHNAAASLLAAFVAHRAAKASITSRADSKLQEWETVSLELEQWVVCVRQLEDVLVLQTLLLVPPPQGSVGGAAPQCSIKMLLEGGTGGITDSVSKWVFRHNLAPERLKEILQEREDKEAEDKLEQAEGEEGKDEKERSQEDTDRTAELLVAVCQRFPHSLSPDLLLAHCCWEYVVQWNKDAEEGRYLGWAVEHLKLVSSPHIQLGICTMMWSTFIVKRFSAAAFLMEKVGKAPKDRLFRRDVGMGDKAVTSFLGCCVQLLQILMEADSAVEEISPPELSVEEAWCGAEGPASIAELAMEQKGVHFPLVQHHCLLASLMHAAMTFILKVKPLSLFDSKGKNAFFRDLTSIQLMPSGDSDPGLVSLRQEFLLRVLTGWVQAIDDASSSASGTGSSPLPSNGPKADWWPSLCLELGSLLQVNPDILRRHLVCELYNQGLDLRAEEVMLEVEDKDVLGSQLLVLTGQRLSYLLLHSQSQTQPAMELLARLPPTLCTWLKAMDPSELRCLLVPLSQTSRLVGRLIEMLPENHAQYSLALHLLEAVEALTTED; this comes from the exons ATGTCCTGCAGCTTATTGGAGTTTTGTCGGCTCCAAGAGCTCAAAACGGTCAGGGACTACTTGTTCCAGAACCAGAAAAGCGAGCCAGTGGAGGAGAAGAATCACGCAG CCGCAGCAGAAAATGAGCTGTCTTGGGAAACTTCTGACTGGGAGGCAGCGTGGGATGCTGGCGACGGCAAAGAGGAGGAAGCCACTCCTGCAGCAGCG gtgcaggtggaggaggaggagaccaCAGGCCAGAGCGGACCCTGGCTGCATGATTGCATCGTGTCCCTGTCGCCCTGCTCTGACCTATTAGTGGTGGCCCGTGAACAGAAAGCTGTCTTCCTTTCAG CGAAGTGGCGCACGGATGACAGCGGCAGAGAGGAGATGACCCTGGCTGTGTCTTGGACTGGAAGCCTCAGCACTGACGAAGG ggaGTGTGTGAGCAGCTCCATCTGTATACCGCTGGCAAGCCAGAAAAG gagctCCACAGGACGGCCTGACTGGACATGCGTCGTAGTGGGTTTTACTTCTGGATACGTCCGCTTCTATACAGAG AATGGGGTTCTACTCCTGGCTCAGCTTCTGCACGAGGACCCCGTGTTGAGACTCAAGTGTCGCACCTATGAGATCCCTCGCCATCCTGCAGTAACCGAGCAG CATGAGGAGCTGAGCATCCTCTATCCTGCTGCGCTAGTCACCATCGACGGCTTCAGCCTCTTTCAGTCTCTGCGTGCATGCAGGAACCAGGTGGCAAGAG ctgcagcagcaggaagtgatGTGATCCAGCCTCCTCCTCTGGCCTATAAGAAGTGGGGTCTGCAGGACATGGACACCATCGTGGACCACAGTAGTGTGG GTGTCATgacgctgtgtgtgtttgatcagATGAAGAACGCATCTATCCTGGGGGGGTTTAACGCTTCAGTTAAGGGCAGCCCCCCCGCCATGAGCCAGTACGTGGCTGTGGGAGGTGGGCCGTACACTGGCTTTTACTATGCTGTAGAG gGAAGCTCCCAGCCTCTTCTCTCTCATGTGGCTATGGCTGTAGCCAGTAAACTCACCTCAGCCCTCTTCAACGCTGCCAG TGGATGGTTaggttggaacaaaaacaaaaacgaaGAGGAGACCGTCCAGAAACAGAAACCCAAAGTGGAGCCTGCGACGCCCTTAGTAGTCAG aTTCGGTCTCCCTGACTCCCGTCGCCACGGCGAGTCCATCTGCCTGTCACCCTGCAACACGCTGGCCGGAGTGACTGATGACTTTGGTCGAGTCACGCTGATGGACTTGGCCCGGGGCATCGCAATCCGCATGTGGAAAG GCTACAGAGATGCTCAGCTGGGTTGGCTCCAGGTTCCAGAGGAGCGGGGCGACAGGCAGCACTCCCCCTCCGCTTCCCACCCCAGACGCCACGCTCTGTTCCTGGTGATCTACGCCCCTCGCAGGGGGATCCTGGAGGTATGGGCGATGCAGCAGGGGCCTCGAGTCGGAGCCTTTAACGTGGGGAAacactgcag GTTGTTGTATGCCGGCTACCGTCTGATGGGGGTGAACAGCGTGACCAGTCAAGGTTGGCAGCTTCACACTCAGCAGGTGTGTCTGCTGGATCCCATCACAGGAGCGCTGAGGACGGTGAACATCCCCTTCCATCTGGCTCTCAG TGACAAGAAGAGCGAGCGAGCCAAAGACATGCACCTGTTAAAGAGACTGACTACTATACTGAGGAGCAGAGAGGTGGAGCCCG atattttggAGAGTGAAGCCAAAAGCGCACTGCTGGAAATCAAACACCCTGCCATTAAGAAGCAG GCTCTTGAGTCTCTGCTGGCAAACAAGAACGCTCCTGTCTCCTGTCTCACTAACATCACATCAGCCTTAAATGACACTCTGAAACAACAAG ATCCTGAAGGACTGGACTCAGTGTTAGTGGAGCTCTGCTCTTCACAGCTGAAACTGCTCCAACTCTACAATGACATCCAGCAGCTGCACTCTgctacagacacacagacctgctctgaagct ctggaaTCCCTCGAGGGCATAGAGGAAGAACTGTCCCGCGTGGGCCCCACTTTACAACGCTACGCCCAGCTCACCTCTAGACCCAGCGTCTCCTTCGCCCAGGACTCACCCAATTTGCCCCTGTCCGCCCAAGCCTTCCTCTCCCAGATGGAGTACACTGAGGAAGGGCAGCTGAACGTGATCCGCGGCTCTGAAACTGAGTGGAACAAGCTCG GGAGCTTCTTATTTTGGGGCTGCCTGTATGGAAAAAGCCCCGTGCATGAAGTCTGTGATACACTACAGCAGGCTGGCATCAGTCCACAGCAGCTACTG TCTCTGTTGTTAAGTGTGTGGCtgcaaagagagaaggaggtactACAGAAACCAGAGGAATACGCTAAAAACCTTCACACACTACTCATCACCTTCAGCAACATGAAAG GTGCGGTTGAGGAGTCATGGGACACTCAGTCTATCTCCCCCTGGTGGCAGCAGGTCCGTTGCACGTGCGTCCAGTCGCACAATGCTGCCGCCTCTCTGCTGGCCGCCTTCGTTGCTCATCGTGCGGCTAAGGCGAGCATCACCAGCCGGGCCGACAGCAAG ctgcAGGAGTGGGAGACGGTGTCCCTGGAACTGGAGCAGTGGGTGGTGTGCGTTCGGCAGCTGGAGGACGTGCTGGTGCTGCAGACTCTGCTGTTGGTGCCTCCGCCGCAGGGATCAGTAGGGGGCGCTGCACCACAGTGCTCCATCAAAATGCTGCTGGAGGGAGGCACAG GTGGCATTACCGACAGTGTTTCCAAGTGGGTGTTCAGGCATAACTTGGCTCCCGAGCGGCTGAAGGAAATCCTGCAGGAGAGAGAAGAtaaagaggcagaagataaacTGGAGCAGgcggaaggagaagaaggaaaggatgagaaagagagaagccaAGAGGACACAGACAGAACAGCAG AGCTGTTGGTGGCAGTGTGCCAGAGGTTCCCACACTCCCTCTCACCTGATTTACTCTTAGCCCACTGCTGCTGGGAGTATGTGGTGCAGTGGAATAAAGACGCAGAG GAGGGTCGATACTTGGGCTGGGCTGTGGAACACTTAAAACTGGTCTCCAGTCCACATATCCAACTAG GTATTTGTACGATGATGTGGAGTACGTTCATTGTCAAGCGTTTCTCAGCAGCAGCCTTCCTCATGGAGAAG GTGGGGAAAGCACCCAAAGATCGCTTATTTCGACGA GATGTAGGGATGGGAGACAAAGCCGTGACGTCGTTCCTGGGTTGCTGCgtccagctgctgcagatcCTGATGGAG GCTGACTCAGCGGTGGAGGAGATTTCCCCTCCTGAGCTGTCAGTAGAGGAGGCGTGGTGCGGAGCGGAGGGCCCCGCCTCTATAGCTGAACTGGCCATGGAACAGAAAGGTGTCCACTTCCCTCTGGTGCAGCACCACTGCCTGTTAGCCTCCCTGATGCACGCTGCTATGACCTTTATTCTGAAGGTCAAACCACTCAGCCTGTTTGACAGCAAG gGTAAGAACGCTTTCTTCAGAGATCTGACGAGCATCCAGCTGATGCCCTCTGGAGACTCAGACCCAGGCCTGGTCTCACTACGACAAGAG tTCCTCCTGCGGGTGCTGACCGGCTGGGTGCAGGCTATAGATGATGCTTCCAGCTCAGCCTCTGGCACCGGGTCTTCTCCGTTACCTTCTAACGGCCCCAAAGCTGACTGGTGGCCCTCGCTGTGTCTGGAGCTGGGCTCTCTGCTGCAGGTCAACCCCGACATCCTGCGACGGCACCTCGTGTGCGAGCTCTACAACCAGGGCCTTGacctgagagcagaggag GTGATGCTAGAGGTGGAAGACAAGGACGTGCTGGGCTCTCAGCTGCTGGTGCTGACCGGCCAGAGGCTGAGCTACCTGCTGCTTCACAGTCAGAGCCAGACGCAGCCTGCCATGGAGCTGCTGGCCCGCCTGCCCCCCACCCTCTGCACCTGGCTCAAGGCTATG GACCCCAGCGAGCTGCGGTGCCTCCTGGTCCCCCTCTCCCAGACCAGCAGGCTGGTCGGCCGCTTGATCGAAATGCTGCCGGAGAACCACGCCCAGTACAGCCTGGCTCTGCACCTGCTGGAGGCGGTGGAGGCCCTCACGACGGAGGACTGA